A single Streptomyces sannanensis DNA region contains:
- a CDS encoding DUF309 domain-containing protein, protein MNSVQRDRDAQGRARSARPRDGLGRPLPYGAPGVARQPEGVVRSPAETVREAQRLLDAGMPFHAHEVFEDAWKTGPAAEAGLWKGLAQLAVGLTHAARGNAAGGSALLARGAESIAAFRDVRPYGIDVEGLTGWARELAGVLDRDGRPVSAVDWAPRITG, encoded by the coding sequence ATGAACAGCGTGCAGCGGGACCGCGATGCGCAGGGCCGGGCGCGCAGTGCACGTCCTCGTGACGGGCTGGGACGGCCGCTGCCCTACGGTGCGCCGGGCGTGGCCCGGCAGCCCGAAGGGGTGGTCCGCTCCCCCGCGGAGACGGTGCGGGAGGCGCAGCGGCTGCTCGACGCGGGGATGCCCTTCCATGCGCACGAAGTGTTCGAGGACGCGTGGAAGACCGGGCCCGCGGCGGAGGCCGGACTGTGGAAGGGGCTGGCCCAGCTCGCGGTGGGGCTGACGCACGCGGCCCGGGGCAATGCGGCAGGGGGCTCGGCGCTGCTGGCCCGGGGTGCCGAGTCGATCGCGGCGTTCCGGGACGTACGGCCGTACGGGATCGATGTCGAAGGGCTGACCGGCTGGGCGCGTGAACTGGCCGGGGTACTGGACCGGGACGGCCGGCCGGTGTCGGCCGTGGACTGGGCGCCGCGGATCACGGGCTGA
- a CDS encoding response regulator transcription factor: MIVAEDSAILREGMVRLLTDEGFEVPAHCGDTVPLLGLVAAHRPDAVLLDIRMPPTHTDEGIRAAAAIRAGHPGTGVLLLSQYVETAGTVRALAQDPHGFGYLLKERISDIDELGSALKRVAAGGTVVDPAVVARLMDAPRAPGPLDGLTAREREVLALMAEGRSNEAIAQQLVIGGKTVETHVRNIFTKLLLEADLMDHRRVMAVLTYLRA, from the coding sequence GTGATCGTGGCCGAGGACTCGGCGATTCTGCGGGAGGGGATGGTCCGGCTCCTCACCGACGAGGGCTTCGAGGTGCCCGCGCACTGCGGCGACACGGTCCCGCTGCTCGGCCTGGTCGCCGCGCACCGGCCGGACGCCGTCCTGCTGGACATCAGGATGCCCCCGACCCACACCGACGAGGGCATCCGCGCGGCGGCCGCCATCCGCGCCGGCCACCCGGGTACAGGCGTGCTGCTGTTGTCGCAGTACGTCGAGACAGCCGGCACCGTACGCGCCCTCGCCCAGGACCCGCACGGCTTCGGCTACCTGCTCAAGGAACGTATCTCGGACATCGACGAACTCGGCAGTGCCCTGAAACGCGTCGCCGCCGGGGGCACCGTCGTGGACCCAGCGGTCGTCGCCCGGCTGATGGACGCACCACGCGCCCCCGGCCCGCTCGACGGGCTCACCGCCAGGGAGCGCGAGGTGCTCGCGCTGATGGCCGAGGGACGGTCCAATGAGGCCATCGCGCAGCAACTGGTCATCGGCGGCAAAACGGTGGAGACGCATGTACGGAACATCTTCACCAAGTTGCTGCTGGAGGCGGACCTCATGGACCATCGCCGGGTGATGGCCGTGCTGACGTATTTGCGTGCCTGA
- a CDS encoding sensor histidine kinase, translating to MKTQGKRALRLRLGVAAAAAVASGTIGGWAYARAGGSAGDVARDLAVGWAYAAAGIVAWWRRPANRTGVLMAAEGITWFLGNLQGTGVPALFAAGAWWEGLNAAVLLHLVVSFPDGRLTTVPTRRLVFFGYGLVAVGGLLRALTFDPAVATGTTYLDCRDCGPNPLLVPGATYLFDYVDGAFRAVGFVVSMVMVALIVRRWQRASVARRRALLPAWIAIAIATSFLVWDLVLYLLPTLSGPAQEAFYLLSDLTQTAVPIAFLAGLLRMQLQRAEVSGLVIEVGADPDPGRLREALARVLGDPTLRLALWHEEQDAYLDSDGRTVRAAGAGCTRVDSSRGTALALLRHDPALAEDPELLEAVAASLRLALENVWLRNRAKEVTSRIVRAADTERKRLERDLHDGAQARLVFALMALRRVDKGLADHPDDSLRRSVAEVERSLKLALEELRGIAHGIHPAVLTREGLGPALMALAEQAELPVVVAAEPRRYDPVVESTAYFTVCEALSNAAKHARAKAVSVSARYRDGRLVIETVDDGIGGADTARGTGLLGLADRLAAVDGVLHVHSPVGGGTRIRAELPCG from the coding sequence GTGAAGACGCAGGGGAAGCGGGCCTTGCGGCTCCGGCTGGGCGTGGCGGCGGCTGCGGCCGTCGCGTCGGGGACGATCGGCGGCTGGGCGTATGCGAGGGCCGGCGGGTCGGCGGGTGACGTGGCGCGGGACCTGGCCGTGGGCTGGGCGTACGCGGCCGCGGGGATCGTGGCCTGGTGGCGCCGGCCCGCGAACCGCACCGGCGTGCTGATGGCCGCCGAGGGGATCACCTGGTTCCTCGGCAATCTGCAGGGCACCGGAGTGCCCGCGCTCTTCGCCGCGGGCGCCTGGTGGGAGGGGCTCAATGCGGCCGTCCTCCTCCACCTGGTGGTCTCCTTCCCCGACGGACGGCTCACCACGGTGCCGACCCGGCGCCTGGTGTTCTTCGGGTACGGGCTCGTCGCCGTGGGCGGACTGCTGCGGGCGTTGACGTTCGATCCGGCCGTCGCGACCGGCACCACCTATCTGGACTGCCGCGACTGCGGCCCCAATCCGCTGCTGGTCCCCGGAGCCACATACCTCTTCGACTACGTCGACGGCGCCTTCCGCGCCGTCGGCTTCGTGGTGTCCATGGTGATGGTGGCGCTGATCGTACGCCGCTGGCAGCGCGCCTCCGTCGCACGGCGGCGAGCGCTCCTTCCGGCCTGGATCGCCATCGCCATCGCGACGTCCTTCCTCGTCTGGGACCTGGTGCTGTATCTGCTGCCCACCCTGAGCGGGCCGGCCCAGGAGGCGTTCTACCTGCTCTCCGACCTCACCCAGACCGCGGTGCCCATCGCCTTCCTCGCCGGTCTGCTGCGGATGCAGCTCCAGCGGGCCGAGGTGAGCGGCCTCGTCATAGAGGTGGGCGCCGACCCCGACCCGGGACGGCTGCGCGAGGCCCTCGCCCGAGTGCTCGGCGACCCCACGCTGCGGCTCGCACTGTGGCACGAGGAGCAGGACGCGTACCTCGACAGCGACGGCCGGACGGTACGCGCCGCCGGCGCCGGCTGCACCCGGGTCGACTCCTCCCGCGGCACCGCGCTGGCGCTGCTGAGACACGATCCGGCGCTCGCCGAGGACCCCGAGCTGCTGGAGGCCGTGGCCGCGTCCCTACGGCTGGCGCTGGAGAACGTCTGGCTGCGCAATCGCGCCAAGGAGGTCACCTCGCGCATCGTCCGCGCCGCCGACACCGAACGCAAGCGGCTGGAACGGGACCTGCACGACGGTGCCCAGGCCCGCCTGGTCTTCGCGCTGATGGCGCTGCGCCGGGTGGACAAGGGCCTCGCCGACCACCCGGACGACTCACTGCGCCGCTCCGTCGCCGAGGTCGAGCGCAGTCTGAAGCTCGCCCTGGAGGAGCTGCGCGGCATCGCACACGGCATCCACCCGGCCGTCCTCACCCGCGAAGGCCTCGGCCCCGCACTCATGGCGCTGGCGGAGCAGGCCGAACTGCCGGTCGTGGTCGCGGCCGAGCCCCGGCGCTACGACCCGGTCGTCGAGTCCACGGCATACTTCACCGTCTGCGAGGCCCTGTCCAACGCCGCCAAGCACGCGCGGGCGAAGGCGGTCAGCGTCTCCGCCCGGTACCGCGACGGCAGACTGGTGATCGAGACGGTCGACGACGGCATCGGCGGCGCCGACACCGCGCGCGGCACCGGGCTGCTCGGTCTCGCGGACCGGCTCGCCGCCGTCGACGGCGTCCTTCACGTACACAGTCCCGTCGGCGGCGGGACCAGGATCAGAGCGGAGCTGCCGTGCGGGTGA
- a CDS encoding S8 family peptidase, whose protein sequence is MDYTKLSPALAATYERYQQEGRARSPLTRQARMLGLVSVREEAKPVRVVVSLECDPDATLEGSLSDGIELNQGGRRVRTAIVPLDELQRLSMHPGVKRIVPATQLRPCLNLAQAKVAVPEFRLNTGLTGKGVVVGIVDSGIDPLHPAFSGRIDRIWDQTMLGGTGVPEGKYGAEFTNAGMTMATLSRDTEGHGTHVAGIAAGVDGVAPEARIVMVKTDFQDAHIIDGIQYIFRVARDLDLPAVVNLSLGGHFDPHDGTDPMSLAIEEETGPGRIVCCAAGNEGDDDLHARFTVTDGAVRSVPCHPGSFLGGADIFWLNGWYPGNDRLEIAMASPSGATTPFQPVRTSGTPVSNFDLPEGKVQIVTPGPDPANGDHNFVVVVEPGPGTSPGTWQLLVRGAPGGRGTSQVDVWILGRPEARPQPQFSGPAVNDAIKVGSPGAASSAITVAAFTTRKEWRDIDGNDREALGLRLDDIAGFSSEGPRRDGAPKPDITAPGAMVISALSRDTVDMPRSLITSVGHVAMQGTSMATPFIAGIAALLLQRDPGCDPRKFLDMLRANATIPGGTPGAFNPKWGHGLLKATHL, encoded by the coding sequence ATGGACTACACCAAGCTGTCGCCCGCACTGGCGGCGACGTACGAGCGCTACCAGCAGGAGGGCCGCGCGCGAAGCCCGCTCACGCGCCAGGCCCGGATGCTCGGCCTCGTCTCCGTACGGGAGGAAGCGAAGCCGGTGCGTGTCGTGGTCTCGCTGGAGTGCGATCCCGACGCCACTCTGGAAGGCAGTCTGAGCGACGGGATCGAGCTCAACCAGGGCGGCAGAAGGGTGCGCACCGCCATCGTCCCCCTGGACGAACTCCAGCGGCTCTCCATGCACCCCGGCGTCAAGCGCATCGTGCCGGCCACGCAGCTGCGCCCCTGCCTGAACCTCGCACAGGCGAAGGTCGCCGTGCCGGAGTTCCGGCTGAACACCGGACTCACCGGCAAGGGCGTCGTCGTCGGCATCGTCGACAGCGGTATCGACCCCCTGCACCCGGCGTTCTCGGGACGGATCGACCGGATCTGGGACCAGACGATGCTCGGCGGTACCGGTGTTCCGGAGGGCAAGTACGGTGCGGAGTTCACCAATGCCGGGATGACGATGGCCACCCTGTCCCGCGACACCGAAGGCCACGGCACCCATGTCGCCGGCATCGCCGCGGGTGTGGACGGCGTCGCCCCCGAGGCGCGTATCGTCATGGTCAAGACGGACTTCCAGGACGCGCACATCATCGACGGTATCCAGTACATCTTCCGGGTGGCGCGCGACCTCGATCTGCCCGCGGTGGTCAACCTCAGCCTGGGCGGGCACTTCGATCCCCATGACGGCACCGACCCGATGTCCCTCGCCATCGAGGAGGAGACGGGCCCGGGCAGGATCGTGTGCTGCGCCGCCGGCAACGAGGGGGACGACGACCTCCACGCCCGGTTCACCGTCACGGACGGCGCCGTCCGCTCGGTCCCCTGCCACCCCGGCAGCTTCCTGGGCGGGGCGGACATCTTCTGGCTCAACGGCTGGTACCCGGGCAACGACCGTCTCGAGATCGCCATGGCGTCCCCGTCCGGGGCCACGACTCCCTTCCAGCCCGTCCGCACTTCCGGCACGCCGGTGAGCAACTTCGACCTGCCCGAGGGCAAGGTCCAGATCGTCACCCCGGGTCCCGACCCGGCCAACGGGGACCACAACTTCGTCGTGGTCGTGGAGCCCGGACCCGGCACCTCTCCCGGCACGTGGCAGCTGCTGGTCCGCGGAGCGCCGGGCGGCAGAGGCACGAGCCAGGTCGACGTATGGATTCTCGGCCGCCCGGAGGCCCGGCCGCAGCCGCAGTTCAGCGGCCCCGCCGTGAACGATGCGATCAAGGTCGGATCCCCCGGTGCCGCTTCCTCGGCGATCACCGTCGCCGCCTTCACCACGCGCAAGGAGTGGCGGGACATCGACGGGAACGACCGGGAGGCCCTGGGGCTGCGGCTCGACGACATCGCCGGCTTCAGCAGCGAGGGCCCGCGCCGGGACGGGGCGCCCAAGCCGGACATCACCGCCCCGGGCGCAATGGTCATCTCGGCGCTGTCCCGCGACACCGTCGACATGCCCCGCAGCCTCATCACGAGTGTGGGCCATGTGGCCATGCAGGGGACCAGCATGGCCACGCCGTTCATCGCCGGGATTGCCGCGCTGCTGCTCCAGCGCGACCCGGGCTGCGATCCCCGTAAGTTCCTGGACATGCTGAGGGCGAATGCCACGATTCCGGGCGGCACGCCCGGAGCCTTCAACCCCAAGTGGGGTCACGGGCTGCTCAAGGCCACCCACCTGTGA